One part of the Carassius gibelio isolate Cgi1373 ecotype wild population from Czech Republic chromosome B6, carGib1.2-hapl.c, whole genome shotgun sequence genome encodes these proteins:
- the LOC127960206 gene encoding oxidative stress-responsive serine-rich protein 1-like: MAAVEKVGKECEEETLQTAFKKLRVDAESSTAAVRVSETLASRLVARSSPEGAKSKMSSSKDNWLGCTRKSSRGVVRSQRRRRSKSPILHPPKFTYCSKMSPPPGHLKHKTPPEPDDTCAVKNEVAFSTPCSTLCGVVGYKTHLPSPKGQESPLNPRMPSDDKSAPENRPALGCGPGSQEACAGNAAPSDFQTLSKLQEADQCPCGQRECQCPGWQGVEVYSFTGLRDVISECERKLPSPQDSSSNSRTSAGTSSSPRSCSEQARAYVDDITIEDLSGYMEYYLYIPKKMSHMAEMMYT, encoded by the exons ATGGCTGCTGTGGAGAAAGTAGGAAAGGAGTGTGAGGAGGAGACACTACAGACTGCTTTTAAGAAACTGCGTGTGGATGCTGAAAG TTCCACAGCCGCAGTCCGCGTCTCTGAGACTTTGGCTTCCAGATTGGTTGCTCGAAGCAGCCCAGAAGGAGCCAAATCCAAGATGAGCTCCTCGAAAGATAACTGGCTTGG aTGCACTAGAAAGTCATCAAGAGGAGTTGTGAGAAGCCAGCGACGTCGACGATCAAAATCGCCAATCCTTCATCCTCCGAAGTTTACCTACTGCAGCAAAATGTCTCCCCCTCCTGGACACCTCAAACACAAGACCCCGCCAGAGCCTGACGACACCTGTGCTGTCAAGAATGAAGTAGCATTCTCAACTCCGTGCTCCACTCTATGTGGTGTCGTCGGCTATAAAACCCACCTCCCTTCTCCAAAGGGTCAGGAATCACCCCTCAATCCCAGAATGCCCTCAGATGACAAGAGCGCTCCTGAAAACAGACCTGCTTTAGGATGTGGGCCGGGATCTCAGGAGGCGTGTGCAGGTAATGCTGCTCCGTCTGACTTTCAAACTCTGTCCAAGTTGCAGGAGGCCGATCAGTGCCCATGTGGGCAGCGGGAATGCCAGTGTCCCGGTTGGCAGGGGGTTGAGGTTTACTCATTCACCGGCCTTCGAGATGTGATCTCTGAATGCGAGCGGAAGCTTCCCAGCCCACAAGACAGTTCATCCAACAGCAGAACTTCCGCTGGGACGTCCAGCTCCCCTCGCTCTTGCTCCGAACAGGCCCGCGCCTACGTCGATGACATCACGATAGAAGACCTTTCCGGATACATGGAATATTACCTTTACATCCCCAAGAAGATGTCGCACATGGCTGAGATGATGTACACCTGA